The Nocardia terpenica nucleotide sequence GGCGCCGAGCAGCAGCAACCGGCGCCGGCCGATCCGGTCGCCCAGCGTGCCCATGGTGACCAGCAGGCCCGCGAGCACGAACGAGTACACGTCGATGATCCACAGCAGCTGCGGCGTGCTGGGGGCGAGGTGGGCGCTGATGGCGGGGACCGCGATGTCGAGCACGGTCGCGTCCACGGAGATGAGCAGCAGGGCCAGCACCAGAACGCCGAGCCCGGCCCAGTCCCGGGCGGAGGCCCGGCGCGGGGTCGCGACGACGCGGGGGGTGTCCATGATCCTTCTCGACTTCCGTCTTGTTTTAACCGTCTGGACGGTACAGTAACAGAATTACCGTCCGGACGGTACAGTGAGCGCCGTGACGACGACCACCCGCGATCGCATCCTCGACGCGCTCGAGACCCTGCTGCTGGACAAGGGCGCCTCCCAGGTCACGCTGGAGAACGTGGCCGCGGCCGCCGGCGTCTCCAAGGGTGGGCTGCTGTATCACTTCAAGAGCAAGGACGCGCTGCTGACCGGCCTGGTGCGCCGCCTCGGCGAGCGCTCGGAGCGGCAGCTGGAAACCGCCGTGGGCCAGGGCAAATCGGTGGCCGAGTGGTATCTGCAGAGTCCGAATCCGGACAACGAGTCCGACGCGCTGGAGCTGGCGCTGTACCGCTCGATGATGGCGGCCATGCGCACGGTCGACGCGCACGGCCACGGCGAGCGCGCCGACGACGCCGACGCCATGCAGCGGGCCCTCACCGAGGTGATGCGGTCCTGGCACGACGGCCTGGACGCCGAGATCGGCGATCCGGTGCACGCCGAGATCATCCGGCTGGTCGGCGACGGTGTGTACCTGCGCGCCCTGCTGGCCCTGCCACCGGTGGATCCGGAACGCTACCGCGCGGTGGTGGCACGCCTGCTGCAGCGCTGAGCACAACCGGCCGAATCGCCGCCCGGCCGGATAAACTCGGGCGCGTGTGTCCAGCCGCCGCCGACGGGTTCGGACCGTCCGTGCCGCCGGACGGAGAATCGATTCCGATCCGGCCGCTGCACTTCCGTGAGCTGCTGGATCTGCCGTTCGCCCTGATCCAGTCGCGCATCCGGGCGCTGGCCGGGCTGATCGGCGCGGGCTGGCTGATCGCCGCGGTCGCGTCGTTCGCGCTGACCGCGCTCGGGGCCGTCGCCACGCACGGCTCCGATACCGGAACCCTGTGGTCGGCAATCGTTTCCGTGGCGGTGTTCGCGTGGCTGCTGCGCTGGTACATCCGCGGGGTGACCGTCTCGATCGGGCTGGGGCAGGTGTTCGGCGGCCCGCTCGCCTGGCGCGGCGCGGTGGCCGGGCTGGGCGCGAATTTCGGCCCGCTGCTGCTGGATCGGCTGATCTACAGCGTGCTCGGCGTCGGGGTGCCGGTCCTGGGGGCGCTGCTGGTGATCACCCTGCCGCCCGCGCTGGCCTGGCTGGCGCGGCTGCGCGCGGCCCGGCTGGTGGCGATGCCCGCGCTGGTCGCCGAGTCGGTGCCCTACCGCGCGGCCGTGGCGCGGGCGAAAATGCTTGCGGGCGGCGCGCAATGGCGGCTGGCCGGGCTGTGGCTGGCGCTGCGCGGGCTGGTGTGGGTGCTGGCGGTGCCGCTGCTGGGGATTCCGCTGTTCTTCTCCGATGTCACCGGCACCCGGCGCTGGACGGTGACCGCGCTGATCATCGGCTGGGTGTTGCTGATCGTGGCCCTGGCCGAGGCGGTGGAATCGGCCGCGGCGGTGGTGGCCTACGTCGATCGGCGCTGCCGCCGCGAGGCCCTCGATATTGCGATCCCGGTGTCCGACAACGGATTCGCGGGAGCGCCCCGATGACCGACGCCGAGCGGCCGGAGCCCGCCGCGGACCGGCCCGATGCGCCCGCTCCCCCGCCACCCGCGCTCGGCCCGGCGGGCGGGCACCGCGCGGCGGCCGAGGCGGCGGCCGCGCGCCGGGATTTCGACACCGCGCTGCGGGAGCGCTTCCGCGCGGTGGTGCGCGGCCTGGAGCAGGGCGGCCTGCTGCAGGTGCGACGGTCGCGGACCGCGGACGAGACCGCCGACGCCGCGGTCCACGCCGCACCCGCCGACACCGCCGAACTACCCGGCGCGGCACGGACATTCGACGAGGTGGTCTACGGCGGCCGGGCCGCCACCGCCGACGAGTACCGGCGGCTGGCCGAGGCCGACCTGTTCTCCGGCGCCCCGCCCCCGCCGCCGGAACCGGTCGAGACCGCGGCGGCCGAGCGGGGCCGACGGTGGCGACCGCCGCCGCTGCCCCCGCTGCCGAAGCTGCTGCGCGATCCGCGCTTCTGGGCCGCGGTCGGCGGCGCGGTGCTGCTGGCGCTGATCGTCTATCTGCTGCTGCGACTGGGCTCGGCCCCGAAAGCGCCACCGGCGCACCATGTTCCGTCGCCCGGCGCGCCTCCCGAGCCGGGTCGGCCGGATTTCGGCGAGGGCCGCAAGTCGATCTTCCAGCAGGCCCCGCCCTGGCTGGCCTACGGTGGCCTGCAGTGGCTGATCTGCGCCGGGATCGTGGTGTGGTGGCGGGCCCGGCGGCGCGGCGCGCTGGTCGGCGAGCCGCGCCCGGTGGAGGTTCCGGCGAACGAACTGCTCGCCGGGCAGGCCGCGCTGTACCGCAAGGCCCGCGACCACACCTACGTCGCGGGCAAGCTGCGGGCGGCGACGCTGCGACGGATCCGCCCGGCGCTGGACCTCGCCGCGGACGCGCCGCCGGACCGGGTGGTCGGCGCGGTCGCCGCGCGGCTACGCTCCGATCCGATCCCCGTGGGGTCGGCACTGTTCGGCCCGGTGCCGGACGAGGCGACACTGCTCTGGGTCGCGGCACAACTGGACCGGATCGAATCGGAGGTCGGATGACGCACACGGACACCACCCCCACGCCGACCGCCGAGGACGCACACCGGGCCTTCGGCGCGCTGCGGGCCGAGATCGGCAAGGCCGTCGTCGGCAACGACCAGGCCGTCCTGTTCCTGGTGCTGGCGCTGCTGTGCCGCGGTCACGTGCTGCTGGAAGGCGTTCCGGGTGTGGCGAAGACGCTGCTGGTGCGGGCGCTGGCGACGGCGCTGGAGCTGGAGCACACCCGGGTGCAGTTCACCCCCGACCTGATGCCGGGCGACGTCACCGGTTCGCAGGTCTACGATCCGCATTCGGCCGAGTTCACCTTCCGCCGCGGGCCGGTGTTCACGAATCTGCTGCTGGCCGACGAGATCAACCGCACGCCGCCGAAAACCCAGTCGGCACTGCTGGAGTCGATGGAGGAGCGGCAGGTGTCGGTGGCCGGGATCCCGCAGCCGCTGCCGGATCCGTTCGTGGTGGTGGCCACCCAGAACCCGATCGAGCAGGAGGGCACCTACCCGCTGCCCGAGGCGCAGCTGGACCGCTTCCTGTTCAAGGTGAACATCCGGCTGCCCGAGCGCGACGACGAATTCCGCATCCTGCAGCGGCACGCCGCCGGTTTCGATCCGCGCGATCTGGCCGCGGCGGGACTGCGACCGGTCGCCGGGCCCGCCCACCTCGCGGCCGGGCGGGCGGCGGCGTCGGAGGTGACGGTCGCCCCCGAGGTGCTCGCCTACATCGTGGACCTGTGCCGGGCCACCCGCGCCTCCCCGGCCGTCCAGCACGGCGCCTCGACCCGCGGCGCGACCGCGCTGCTGGCCGCGGCCCGCGCCTACGCGTGGTTGATCGGCCGCGGCTTCGTCATCCCCGACGATGTGAAAACCGTTGCGGTGGCGGTGCTCCGGCATCGGCTGCAGCTGCGCCCGGAGGCCGAGCTGGACGGGGCGACCGCCGAGGGCGTGATGTCCTCGCTGCTGCTGTCGGTCCCGGTTCCGGTGTAGGCCGTGGTCGTCACCGGTCGGCTGGCCGTGGTCGCGGCCGCGGCGGCGCTGATCGCCACGCTGCTGGTGCCGTCGTGGCCGGGGGTGGCCGCGCTGACCGCCCTGCTGGTCGCGCTGATCGCCGTCGACGTGACCGCCGCCGGGCGCGGCACGGAGCTGGAGCTGTCGCGGCCGGAGCTGACCAGCGTGCGCTCGGGCCGCCGCGCCGAGGTGGAGCTCACGGTGGTCAATCCGGGTCCCCGGACCGTGCGCGGAATGCTGTGGGACGCCTGGCCCGACAGCGCGGGGGCGGTGCGGCGCACCCATCGCCTGCTGCTGCCGCCGAATACCAAGACGCGGCTGACCACCACGCTGGCGCCGGAGCGGCGCGGCGACCGGGTGGCCGGTCCGGTGACGCTGCGCCTGTTCGGCCCGCTGGGCCTGGCCGGTCGGCAGGTCCGCCGTGCGGTGCCCGCCCGGGTGCGGGCGCTGCCGCCGTTCCACAGCGAACCGGCGCTGGCCTCGAAGCTGCGGCACCTGCATCGGCTGGAGGGGCGCACCGTGGTGAACATGCGCGGCCAGGGCTCCGAATTCGATTCCTTCCGTGAGTATGTCGCGGGCGACGACGTCCGGGCGATCGACTGGCGGGCCACCGCCCGCGCCGCCGATGTGCTGGTGCGGACCTGGCGGCCGGAACGCAATCGGCACCTGATCCTGGTGCTGGACACCGGCCGTGCCGCCGCGGGCCGCATCGGCGAGGGCACCCGGTTGGACGCGACCATCGAGGCGGCGCTGCTGCTCGGCGGCCTGGCCGCCGCCGCGGGCGACACCGTCGACCTGCTCGCCTACGACCGGCAGGTGCGCGCCGAGGTGCGCGGCGCGCTCGGAAAGGCCCTGCAGCCCAGGCTGATGCACGCACTGTCCGGCGTGGTCCCCGCCCTGGTCGACACCGATGCCCCCGGCCTGGTGCGCGCCACCCTGGCCCGCGCCCGCCGCCGCAGCCTGGTGGTGTGGTTCACCAGCCTGGACGGCGCCCTGATCGAGGAGAATCTGCTGCCGGTCCTGCCGGTCCTCACCCACCGCCACCGCGTCCTGCTGGTCTCGGTCACCGACCCCGAGTTGACCGCGGCCGCCACCCACCGCGCCACCCCCACCGAGATCTACACCGCGGCCGCCGCCGAAACCCTGCTGGCCGAACGCGCCCTGACCCGGGAATCCCTGCGCCGCAAAAACATCGACGTCATCGCCGCCGCCCCCGACCGCCTCCCGACCATCCTGGCCGACGCGTACCTGGAGCTGAAGCGGTCCGGCGGCATGTGACCCGCTCCGCCCGGTCGTTCCGGCACGCAACCCGTCGTTCCGGCACGCAACCCGTCATTCCGGCATGCAACCTTCATTCCGGCACGCAAACCCGTCATCCCGGCACGCAAACCCGTGATTCCGGCATGCTTTTGGCCGGAATCCACCGGCAGCCGGTCAGATTGGGTGGTGCCAAGCGAGATTCGACGGAGGTACCGGCATCGGATAGCCGGGTGCGGGTGGTGGGGTGGGCAGGTCGAGGGCGCGGCGCTGGCGTTCGGCGAGGAGGGCGCCGAGCAGGTGGACGGGCGGACAGCCTGCGGGCGCGACGATATTCAGGTCTCGGCAGACCGTGGTGGCCAGGTCGTGGCCCAGGCTCTGCTGAACCTGCGGGGTGAGGGTGGGGCAGCGGGTGAGGTACTGGCGGATGGGCAGGGCCAGGTCGTCGGACAGGCCGGACAGGTCCAGGCGCCGGGTCCACTCCGCGAGCCAGGGCGGGGCGACGGCCAGGGCCGGGTCCGGCAGCCGGACGCGGTCGTGGATGACGACGGTGTCGGCCAGGATGTCGCCGACCCGGCGGGCCCGCGGCGAGCACAGCGAGGTGATCACCGCGATCGCCCCGAATCCGCCCAGCACCCAGAAGTCCACGATCAACCCGGCCAGCCCGCGGGTGAGCGCGTGCCGGAAGTCGACGGGTCCGCCGTCGCCGCGGACCACCCGCAGCCCGAGCGCCAGCTTGCCGACGGTGCGGCCGCGCAGCAGGGTCTCGCAGACCACCGGATACCCGGCCCCCACCGCGACGATCATGATCAGCGCGGCGGCATCGAGCCAGGCGCCGTCCAGCTCGGACTGGAACAGCAGCCCGAGAATCCAGATCAGCAGCAGCCACGCCACGGTCAGCTGGATCAGCAGGTCGATCAGAAATGCCGCGGCCCGCAGGGGAATCCGCGCGATCGGCAGCTCGAGGGCGACGGCCTCGCCGGTGGTGAAAACGGCCATACTGCCGCTCAGCCTACGGGCTCGGCCGGGTCGACGCGGCCGTAGCATGGTGCGCGGGAGGCAACCGATGGATGTGGACGCGTACGCCTATGCGCACCGGCGGTCCTGGGACCGGCTCGACCGCCTGGCGCGGCAGCGCCGCCTGTCCGGCCCGGAGGCCGACGAGCTGATGGCGCTGTACCGGCGGACCTCCCAGCAGCTGGCCCGCCTGCAGTCGCACGCCCCCGATCCCGAGCTGATCGGCGGCCTCAGCGCGGTGCTGGCCCGGGCGCGCGGCCGGGTGCTGGGTTCGCGCGTCGACGCCTGGCGCGAGGTGGGCCGATTCTTCACCCACCGTTTCCCGGCGGCGGTGTATCGGGCGTGGCGCTGGTGGGTCGCGGTGAGCGCCGTGTTCGTCTGCGTCTCGGCCGGTTTCGC carries:
- a CDS encoding DUF58 domain-containing protein, which gives rise to MVVTGRLAVVAAAAALIATLLVPSWPGVAALTALLVALIAVDVTAAGRGTELELSRPELTSVRSGRRAEVELTVVNPGPRTVRGMLWDAWPDSAGAVRRTHRLLLPPNTKTRLTTTLAPERRGDRVAGPVTLRLFGPLGLAGRQVRRAVPARVRALPPFHSEPALASKLRHLHRLEGRTVVNMRGQGSEFDSFREYVAGDDVRAIDWRATARAADVLVRTWRPERNRHLILVLDTGRAAAGRIGEGTRLDATIEAALLLGGLAAAAGDTVDLLAYDRQVRAEVRGALGKALQPRLMHALSGVVPALVDTDAPGLVRATLARARRRSLVVWFTSLDGALIEENLLPVLPVLTHRHRVLLVSVTDPELTAAATHRATPTEIYTAAAAETLLAERALTRESLRRKNIDVIAAAPDRLPTILADAYLELKRSGGM
- a CDS encoding AAA family ATPase; the encoded protein is MTHTDTTPTPTAEDAHRAFGALRAEIGKAVVGNDQAVLFLVLALLCRGHVLLEGVPGVAKTLLVRALATALELEHTRVQFTPDLMPGDVTGSQVYDPHSAEFTFRRGPVFTNLLLADEINRTPPKTQSALLESMEERQVSVAGIPQPLPDPFVVVATQNPIEQEGTYPLPEAQLDRFLFKVNIRLPERDDEFRILQRHAAGFDPRDLAAAGLRPVAGPAHLAAGRAAASEVTVAPEVLAYIVDLCRATRASPAVQHGASTRGATALLAAARAYAWLIGRGFVIPDDVKTVAVAVLRHRLQLRPEAELDGATAEGVMSSLLLSVPVPV
- a CDS encoding DUF4129 domain-containing protein, which translates into the protein MTDAERPEPAADRPDAPAPPPPALGPAGGHRAAAEAAAARRDFDTALRERFRAVVRGLEQGGLLQVRRSRTADETADAAVHAAPADTAELPGAARTFDEVVYGGRAATADEYRRLAEADLFSGAPPPPPEPVETAAAERGRRWRPPPLPPLPKLLRDPRFWAAVGGAVLLALIVYLLLRLGSAPKAPPAHHVPSPGAPPEPGRPDFGEGRKSIFQQAPPWLAYGGLQWLICAGIVVWWRARRRGALVGEPRPVEVPANELLAGQAALYRKARDHTYVAGKLRAATLRRIRPALDLAADAPPDRVVGAVAARLRSDPIPVGSALFGPVPDEATLLWVAAQLDRIESEVG
- a CDS encoding RDD family protein; the encoded protein is MAVFTTGEAVALELPIARIPLRAAAFLIDLLIQLTVAWLLLIWILGLLFQSELDGAWLDAAALIMIVAVGAGYPVVCETLLRGRTVGKLALGLRVVRGDGGPVDFRHALTRGLAGLIVDFWVLGGFGAIAVITSLCSPRARRVGDILADTVVIHDRVRLPDPALAVAPPWLAEWTRRLDLSGLSDDLALPIRQYLTRCPTLTPQVQQSLGHDLATTVCRDLNIVAPAGCPPVHLLGALLAERQRRALDLPTPPPAPGYPMPVPPSNLAWHHPI
- a CDS encoding TetR/AcrR family transcriptional regulator; the protein is MTTTTRDRILDALETLLLDKGASQVTLENVAAAAGVSKGGLLYHFKSKDALLTGLVRRLGERSERQLETAVGQGKSVAEWYLQSPNPDNESDALELALYRSMMAAMRTVDAHGHGERADDADAMQRALTEVMRSWHDGLDAEIGDPVHAEIIRLVGDGVYLRALLALPPVDPERYRAVVARLLQR